In Salinibacterium sp. dk2585, a single window of DNA contains:
- a CDS encoding MFS transporter: MTTTKPPADAQTLQRRIVWVLVAAQVVGGLGIGATVSVGALLAADVSGSDAWSGMASTMSTLGAALLALPLARYARARGRRVALATGSALAAASAVLLIVAAALSSFPLLLLAFALAGAGSATNLQARFAATDLASPRHRGRDLSLVVWSTTVGSVLGPNLIEPGEAVGRVLGLPSLTGPFLFALAAQAVTVLVYAIFLRPDPLLKAREALGVTPGEPPRLGFATLRVNARARFAVASVALSHATMVALMAMTPVHLYGHGASLAIVGFTISLHVAGMFALSPVFGWLSDRLGRLPVLLGGQALLLAALLTAWFGSESHDLVAVSLVLLGLGWSASTISGSAMVVDAVPAGDRPGVQGVSDLLMNLAGAAGGALAGPVLTAIGYPGLGLATTTLVAVVFAWAMFRMARRPR; the protein is encoded by the coding sequence GTGACCACGACCAAGCCTCCAGCGGATGCCCAGACCCTCCAGCGACGGATCGTCTGGGTGCTCGTGGCCGCCCAGGTCGTGGGAGGCCTCGGCATCGGCGCAACGGTGTCGGTCGGGGCGCTGCTCGCGGCGGATGTCTCCGGCTCCGACGCCTGGTCGGGAATGGCATCGACGATGTCCACCCTGGGCGCCGCGCTACTCGCGCTCCCGCTGGCCAGGTATGCGCGGGCGAGGGGACGCCGCGTCGCACTGGCGACCGGATCCGCGCTCGCCGCGGCGTCCGCCGTGCTGCTGATCGTCGCGGCAGCACTCTCGTCATTCCCGCTCCTCCTGCTCGCCTTCGCGCTCGCCGGAGCGGGCTCCGCCACCAACCTCCAGGCCCGTTTCGCGGCGACCGACCTCGCCTCGCCGCGCCACCGCGGCCGCGACCTCTCGCTCGTCGTGTGGTCGACGACGGTCGGCTCGGTGCTCGGTCCCAACCTCATCGAACCCGGTGAGGCGGTCGGGCGCGTGCTCGGCCTGCCGAGCCTCACGGGCCCTTTCCTGTTCGCGCTCGCGGCCCAGGCCGTGACGGTGCTCGTCTACGCGATCTTCCTGCGCCCGGATCCGCTCCTGAAGGCTCGTGAGGCACTCGGGGTGACGCCGGGGGAGCCGCCCCGGCTCGGTTTCGCGACGCTGCGGGTCAACGCGCGTGCGCGGTTCGCCGTGGCATCCGTCGCCCTCAGCCACGCGACCATGGTCGCGCTCATGGCGATGACGCCCGTGCACCTCTACGGGCACGGGGCATCCCTGGCGATCGTGGGGTTCACGATCAGCCTCCACGTGGCCGGCATGTTCGCCCTCTCGCCCGTCTTCGGCTGGCTTTCCGACCGGCTCGGCCGTCTTCCCGTGCTCCTCGGCGGCCAGGCGCTCCTGCTCGCGGCGCTCCTGACCGCGTGGTTCGGCAGTGAGTCCCATGACCTGGTCGCCGTGAGCCTCGTGCTGCTCGGCCTGGGCTGGTCGGCCTCGACCATCTCCGGCTCGGCAATGGTCGTCGATGCCGTGCCGGCTGGCGACCGGCCCGGGGTGCAGGGCGTCTCCGATCTGCTCATGAACCTCGCGGGTGCCGCGGGCGGGGCGCTCGCGGGACCCGTGCTGACGGCGATCGGGTATCCCGGTCTCGGGCTCGCGACGACGACGCTCGTCGCCGTCGTGTTCGCCTGGGCGATGTTCCGGATGGCGCGCCGACCGCGCTAG
- a CDS encoding RecQ family ATP-dependent DNA helicase: MTPQASDIRQRIETAARECFGWESVQAGQRRAVEALAEGRDVLAVMATGYGKSAIYQLATIIRGGLTVVVSPLIALQADQVEGLRDAPDAPPAAAVNSRAGARRLAAAWELAEGSGPRILLLAPEQLASEETLARLAAAGVDLVVVDEAHCVSSWGHNFRPDYLRLGAAVEQLGRPPVAALTATAPSPVQAEISERLRMRDPLVLVRGFDRANLSLDVDRHTSPEEKKRAVIDGITGERGTGLLYVATRRETEEYAHALQERGLRAFAYHGAMSASARSEVHAAFHDGTADVVVATSAFGMGIDKADVRFVVHASPPDSLDAYYQEAGRAGRDDEPARVRLHYRSEDLGLRRFFASSSPRGETVAGVYRAVLHASGTAKPKELAESAEVSSRTVTSVLNLLSDAGVVRWGRRGVRIVDRVSPEAAADRAAAAAEERERIDESRIEMMRGYAETSGCRRAFLLGYFGEEAPERCGNCDRCASGDTTNAPASHPTGDEAFSPNTSVVHPEFGAGTVMSTEDDRITVFFEHEGYKTLSRQAVEARGLLKAG; the protein is encoded by the coding sequence GTGACACCTCAGGCCAGCGACATCCGACAGCGAATCGAGACGGCCGCACGGGAGTGTTTCGGTTGGGAGAGCGTGCAGGCCGGCCAGCGCCGCGCGGTCGAAGCTCTCGCCGAGGGACGTGATGTGCTGGCGGTCATGGCGACGGGCTACGGCAAGTCGGCCATCTACCAGCTCGCGACGATCATCCGAGGCGGCCTGACGGTGGTCGTGTCGCCGCTGATCGCGCTGCAGGCAGACCAGGTGGAGGGGCTGCGGGATGCGCCCGACGCCCCGCCCGCCGCTGCGGTCAACTCGCGTGCGGGAGCACGGCGCCTTGCCGCGGCGTGGGAGCTCGCGGAGGGTTCTGGCCCCCGGATCCTCCTGCTCGCCCCCGAGCAGCTCGCCTCGGAGGAGACGCTCGCGAGGCTCGCTGCCGCCGGGGTCGACCTCGTCGTCGTCGACGAGGCCCACTGCGTCTCATCCTGGGGGCACAATTTCCGGCCCGACTACCTGCGCCTGGGTGCCGCGGTCGAGCAGCTCGGCCGCCCTCCGGTCGCCGCGCTGACGGCGACCGCGCCGAGTCCCGTGCAGGCGGAGATCAGCGAGCGACTGAGGATGCGCGACCCGCTCGTGCTCGTGCGGGGCTTCGATCGGGCAAACCTCTCCCTCGACGTCGACCGCCATACGAGTCCCGAGGAGAAGAAACGAGCGGTGATCGACGGCATCACGGGGGAACGCGGCACCGGCCTGCTCTACGTTGCGACCCGCCGTGAGACCGAGGAGTACGCGCACGCCTTGCAGGAACGCGGGCTGCGCGCCTTCGCGTATCACGGCGCCATGAGCGCCTCCGCCCGCAGCGAAGTCCACGCCGCCTTCCACGACGGCACTGCGGATGTTGTCGTCGCGACCTCGGCGTTCGGCATGGGGATCGACAAGGCTGACGTGCGGTTCGTCGTGCACGCCTCGCCGCCCGACTCACTGGATGCCTACTACCAGGAGGCGGGGCGCGCTGGGAGGGACGACGAGCCCGCACGGGTCCGGCTGCACTACCGCAGCGAGGACCTCGGCCTCCGGCGATTCTTCGCCTCCAGCTCGCCGCGCGGCGAGACGGTTGCAGGCGTCTATCGCGCTGTCCTGCACGCATCCGGCACGGCGAAGCCGAAGGAGCTCGCGGAGTCCGCCGAGGTTTCATCGCGCACCGTGACCTCGGTGCTCAACCTGCTCTCCGATGCGGGGGTCGTGCGCTGGGGTCGCAGGGGTGTGCGCATCGTCGACCGTGTCAGCCCCGAGGCGGCGGCCGACCGGGCTGCAGCCGCGGCCGAGGAGCGCGAGCGCATCGATGAGTCCCGCATCGAGATGATGCGCGGCTATGCCGAGACGAGCGGATGCCGGCGCGCCTTCCTCCTCGGATACTTCGGCGAGGAGGCTCCCGAGCGCTGCGGCAACTGCGACCGCTGCGCGAGCGGCGACACGACGAATGCCCCGGCGTCGCACCCGACGGGCGACGAGGCCTTCTCTCCCAACACGAGCGTCGTGCACCCAGAATTCGGCGCCGGCACCGTCATGAGCACGGAGGACGACCGCATCACGGTCTTCTTCGAACACGAGGGCTACAAGACGCTCTCGCGCCAGGCGGTCGAGGCACGCGGCCTCCTCAAGGCCGGCTGA